CCCATAGCGGTCGGTCAGCGCCAGGATGCGGCCGCGGAGCGCCTGGTCCTGCACCCTGTCGTACTTATAGAAAAGCGGGACGATCAGCACCGGAAAGACTTTGCCGATCACGACGCTCAGCACCACGTACGCCGCCCAGCCCAGCACCCACCAGGCCGCCGGAAATTTCCAGATGAAAACATACAGGCCGGTGACGAGCGCGACTGAAAGCAGCGTGGTCAGGACGGTTTTCTTGATCGTGAACCCCACCCATCCGCCGAACGTCTGATTAGAAAGGCCATAGCGGTGCTCGATCGTGAACTCGGAGTAATAAGCCAGCGGCAGATTCGCCAAAAAGAAAACAAGCGACAGGAAAAGATAATAAAGCGCCGCTTCGCCGTAACGGTTGGCCGTGAATCCGGACGCAGCCCCCGCGAGCCAGCGAGTTACGGGCGTGAAAGCAACCAGCGCAAGCAGCAGCGGCGACCAGACAAGATGGATCAGCGTGAGGTTCTCTTTGATCCTCTGGTACGACTTGGCATCGCGGGCCTGCCCTTTCAGGCTTTCGGCATTTCCTCTTGATTCATCCATTTCAGCACTTCCTCTTTGAGTCCTTTGACGTTGTCCAGCATTTCCGAGCCGTGGCCGCCTTTGGGGTAGGTCAGCAATTTTTTCGAGCCTGGCGTTTTTTCATAAAGCTGCTTCGCGTTTTCGACCGCGCCGGCATCGTCCTCCGCGGCCGCGATCAGGATGCGCGCCTGCGTGAGTTTCGTGACCGCCTGATCCGTGGGAACCGGCCCCATGCGGATCCCCGGCGTAAACAGCACCAGCCCCCTGACCGCGGGATCCTCCGCCGCGTGCAGCACGCTGAGCGAGGCGCCGAAGCTGGAGCCCACGAGCCAGAGATTGTCCGGCCGGTGGAGAAAATCCACGGCCGCGGCCAGATCGCGGAGCGTGCTGAGCCGGCCTTCGCCCGTGAAATTGCGCCAATCCAGCTCCTCGCCGTTCCAGGAAGTGCTCATGCCGTGGCCGCGCAGGTCAAGGGCCATCGTGGACCACCCGTTGTCATTCAAAAACTTCTTAAAATTGTACCATTCCGAAAGGTTCGTACCAAGCCCGTGCACGAGAAGCGCGGTGCCCTTGGGTGAAGGCACGGGCTGATACTCGTAGGCCAGCGAAACGCCGTCGGATGTCTTGAGATAACTTTGCGACGCGCAGCCGGCCGCGGCAAAAACAAAAATCCCGGCGGCGATTTTTTGAAGGCTTCGAAGGCGCTTGATCATGCTCCGTGCAGGTCCAGGGTTGCAAGGACACCGAAATGGTCTGAAGGCCACACACCCCGCGCATCGGGCCGGTCCAAAACGATTTTGATGCCGGCAGGATGCGCGCCGCGCGCCTTTCCTGGTTTGAAAAAAACGTAGTCGATGCGGCGTTCCGGCAGCAGCGCGCCGGATACGCGGTTGCATTCTTCCAGGGTGTACGGATTACGGTTGCACCAGGTCAATCCCGGCTCGCCCGCGCAAAGAGAACCAAAAACATCGACGAAGCCGTGGCGCCGGATTTCCTCGATCGCGCCGGATACCGGCGGAGAGTTGAAATCTCCGGCCGCGACCGCGGGTAATTTCCCGGCCTTTTCCCCGGCCCAGCGCATCAGCTCACGCGCCTGCGCCTCGCGCACCGCGTCATCGTGCGGCAGCCACGAAAGATGCGTGTTGAAAAACGCCGCGGGCCCGTCTGGCAATTGGATCTCGGCATGCAGCGCGTAGCGCCGGTAAGATTCGGACGGTGAGCGCGTGTCATAGGTCCGCAATTCGCTGCGCGAAACCGGATAGCGGGAAAGGAAAACCAGGCCCGCCGCATCGTCGCCATAAATCAATTCTGCAAAATTCAGGCGCCGCTGCACTGCATCCGCCCAGGCGCGGTTGAAGACTTCCTGCAGCGCGATCACGTCCGCGTCCAAAGCGGCGAGTTCTCCGAGGGCGAATTCCCACCGGTCCTGCCACGGCCCCCGCTCCTGCCAGGTATTCCACGTGAGGACCTTCATCGCTATTTTCCCGCCCGGATGGCCGCGAGTTCCGCCCGCATCCGGTCTTCGACTTCCTGCCGCGTTTTTTCGATGGCGGCGGGATCGCGCAACGGCGGCGGCACGGGCT
The Verrucomicrobiia bacterium genome window above contains:
- a CDS encoding alpha/beta fold hydrolase; the protein is MIKRLRSLQKIAAGIFVFAAAGCASQSYLKTSDGVSLAYEYQPVPSPKGTALLVHGLGTNLSEWYNFKKFLNDNGWSTMALDLRGHGMSTSWNGEELDWRNFTGEGRLSTLRDLAAAVDFLHRPDNLWLVGSSFGASLSVLHAAEDPAVRGLVLFTPGIRMGPVPTDQAVTKLTQARILIAAAEDDAGAVENAKQLYEKTPGSKKLLTYPKGGHGSEMLDNVKGLKEEVLKWMNQEEMPKA
- a CDS encoding endonuclease/exonuclease/phosphatase family protein, whose product is MKVLTWNTWQERGPWQDRWEFALGELAALDADVIALQEVFNRAWADAVQRRLNFAELIYGDDAAGLVFLSRYPVSRSELRTYDTRSPSESYRRYALHAEIQLPDGPAAFFNTHLSWLPHDDAVREAQARELMRWAGEKAGKLPAVAAGDFNSPPVSGAIEEIRRHGFVDVFGSLCAGEPGLTWCNRNPYTLEECNRVSGALLPERRIDYVFFKPGKARGAHPAGIKIVLDRPDARGVWPSDHFGVLATLDLHGA
- a CDS encoding M48 family metallopeptidase gives rise to the protein MDESRGNAESLKGQARDAKSYQRIKENLTLIHLVWSPLLLALVAFTPVTRWLAGAASGFTANRYGEAALYYLFLSLVFFLANLPLAYYSEFTIEHRYGLSNQTFGGWVGFTIKKTVLTTLLSVALVTGLYVFIWKFPAAWWVLGWAAYVVLSVVIGKVFPVLIVPLFYKYDRVQDQALRGRILALTDRYGLPIENLYSLNLSKTTKKANAAFMGMGKGKRVVLSDTLIEHFSPEEIEIVVAHELGHYKHRDILKQVALGSVSSLAIFYLAFHTLEASSRALGFDGAGDLLALPLLFLIFTIAGTLLTPVQSVFSRSLERAADRFALEAVKSVDTFISCMEKLGRVNLADTSPHPVYEWFFYDHPSIPRRIEMARKWSAAS